Proteins from one Dermacentor variabilis isolate Ectoservices chromosome 1, ASM5094787v1, whole genome shotgun sequence genomic window:
- the LOC142560487 gene encoding uncharacterized protein LOC142560487: MEVEAAVILFSRSAPKHNLCYTTLVSNGGSATFSALVQEKVYGLVPISKEECLNHVQKRMGTALRNLVQKSDKALGGKGRLTKVLIDKLTDYYNWALRNNYNDVAAIQRAVTRDIDG; this comes from the coding sequence ATGGAGGTTGAGGCAGCTGTCATCCTTTTCTCACGTTCGGCGCCAAAGCACAACCTCTGTTACACAACGCTCGTGTCTAACGGAGGTAGTGCTACCTTCTCTGCTCTTGTGCAAGAAAAAGTTTATGGACTGGTCCCCATTTCGAAAGAGGAATGCCTGAACCACGTCCAGAAGAGGATGGGAACAGCACTGCGCAACCTTGTGCAGAAAAGTGACAAGGCTTTAGGAGGGAAGGGCAGGCTGACAAAGGTCCTCATTGACAAGCTGACCGACTATTATAACTGGGCCCTACGGAACAATTACAACGATGTGGCTGCCATTCAGCGTGCAGTgacacgtgacatcgacggatgA